CGGAGGCGGCGGGCTTCAGCGACACCGAAACCTGGTGGGATCACTTGGTGGAACAGCGCAGCGACGGCCTGGACCTGTTTGCCGCGATCGCGGAAATGATGACGGTGGTGCGCGAGCAGATCGGCGGGCGGGAAAATGTGCAGGAAGATCTTCTCGAGCTGCGCCGCGAGGCATACATGCGCAACTCGATCCGGGCCGCCGAGAAGCAGGGATGGCAGCGCATCGCGGTGGTCTGCGGCGCCTGGCATGTGCCTGTGCTGGCGCGCATGCCGGCGGCGAAGCGCGACAACGACCTGCTCAAGGCGCTGCCGAAGGAAAAGCTGGCCGCGACCTGGGCGCCGTGGAGCTACGGCAGGCTCACCTTCGCCAGCGGCTATGGCGCCGGAGTGGTGGCGCCGGGCTGGTACCAGCATGTGTGGGAGCGGCGCGAACAGGCCAGCCTGCACTGGCTGACCGACGTCGCCACGCTGCTGCGCCGGCACGACCTCGACGCCTCGCCGGCGCACATCATCGAAGCCTCGCGCCTGGCCGACACGCTGGCGGCCCTGCGCGAACGCCCGCGCGCCGGGCTGGACGAACTGATGGAAGCCGTGCGCGCCGTGTTCTGCCACGACAGCGAGCTGCCGCTGCAACTGATCCGGCGCGAGCTGCTGGTCAAGGACCGCCTGGGCGAGGTACCGGCTTCGGTGCCGACGCTGCCGCTGGTGCAGGATGTGCAGGCCCGGCAAAAGCGCCTGCGCATGCCGGTGCGCGCGGATACCGTCGATCTCGATCTCGACCTGCGCCAGGCGCCGCACCTGGAAAAAAGCGTGCTGCTGCACCGGCTGGCGATGCTCGGCATCGCGTGGGGCAGCCGCCAGGTCGTGCGCGGCAAGAGCGGTACCTTCCATGAGCTGTGGCGCCTGGCATGGCAGCCCGAGTTCGCGATCGGCCTGATCGAGGCGAGCCTGTGGGGTGCCACGCTGGAAGATGCCGCCACCGCCCGCGCGGTAAGCCGCGGCGCGGCGGTGGCCGACCTGGCGGCGCTCACCGGCCTGATGGAGGAAGTACTTCTGGCCGACCTGCGCGCCGCGGTGGCGCCGCTGATGGCCCGCATCCAGGATGCCAGCGCGCTCACCACCGACCTGGGCTTCCTGCTGGCCGCCCTGCCGCCGCTGGTCAACGTGCTGCGCTATGGCAGCGTGCGCGGCACCGACACGGCCGCGCTGTCGAACGTGGTCGACGGCCTGGTGGCGCGCGCGTGCGTCGCCCTGCCCTTCGGCGTGCGGGGCCTGGCCGATGAAGCGGCGGCACAGCTGCTGGCACGGCTCATCGCCGGCGACGGCGCGATCCGCCTGCTGCAGAACGACGAACATGGCGCCGCCTGGTTCGCGGCGCTCGCGAGCGCCGTGCGCAGCGAAGCCACGCATCCGCTGCTGGCCGGGCGCGCGGTGCGCATCCTCACCGAACAGGGCCACTGGCCGATGGGCGAAGCGTCGCGCCACCTGGTGCTGCTCTGTTCGCGCGCGGTGGCACCGCTGGCGGCGGCCCAGTGGCTGGAAGGCTTCCTGCAGGGCAGCGGCCCCCTGCTGGTGCACAACGACGAACTGTGGCACGCCATCGATGGCTGGGTGCTGTCGCTGCCGGCGGAGACGTTCATCGAGCTGCTGCCGCTGCTGCGCCGCACCTTCGGCAGCTTCCAGGCGCCGGAGCGGCGGCAACTGGCGGAACGCGCGAGCGCCGGCGCCGCGGGGGCGGCCGGAGCGGCAATCGCATCGGCCCGCGGCGGCATGCACGCGGTCGATCCGGTGCGCGCGCGGCGCGTGCTGCCGGTGCTGGCAACGATATTCGGCGGCGCCGCGGCGCGGGAGGCAGTGCATGACCAATGATTTCGACCGGACGGAAGCCGCGCGCCGCTGGCGCCTCGTGCTCGGGGGCACCGCCGCCGACACGCCGCTGGCCCCGGCCGACCTGGCCATGGACCGGGCGCTCGACGCGCTGTATGGCGCCGAGCCGGGCACGCCGCGCGGCGGGCTGGGTGCCTCGGCGCCGAACGTGGCACGCTGGCTGGGCGATATCCGCCAGTACTTCCCTTCCACCGTCGTGCAGGTCATGCAGAAGGATGCGCTCGACCGGCTCGGCCTGCAGCGCATGCTGTGCGAACCCGAAATGCTGCAGGCGGTCGAACCCGACGTGCACCTGGTCGCCACCTTGCTGAGCCTGAACCGCATCATGCCGAACAAGACGCGCAGCACGGCGCGCGCGGTGGTGAGCAAGGTCGTGCGCGAGCTGGAGGCCAAGCTGGCCAGCCCGTTGCGCCAGGCCGTCACGGGCAGCCTGAACCGGGCCACCCGCAACCGCCGGCCGCGCCATAACGAGATCGACTGGATGCGCACCATCCGCGCCAACCTGAAGCACTGGCAGCCGGACTATCAAACCATCATCCCGGAAACCCGGATCGGCTTCGGCCGCAAGGGCCAGTCGCTGCGCGACATCGTGCTGTGCATCGACCAGAGCGGATCGATGGCGCCGTCCGTCGTGTATGCCAGCGTGTTCGCGGCCGTGCTGGCCAGTATCCGGGCCGTCAGCACGTCGGTGGTGGTGTTCGATACCGCCGTCGTCGACCTCACGCCGCTGCTGTCGGACCCGGTCGAGGTGCTGTTCGGCACCCAGCTGGGCGGCGGCACCGACATCAACCGCGCGCTGGCGTACAGCCAGGGGCTGGTCCGGCGGCCGAAGGACACGATCTTTGTGCTGATCAGCGACCTGTACGAGGGTGGCCGCAACGACGAGATGCTCCGGCGCGCGGCGGCGATGATCGCCAGCGGCGTGCAGTTCATCGTGCTGCTGGCCCTG
Above is a window of Pseudoduganella dura DNA encoding:
- a CDS encoding DUF5682 family protein; this encodes MSVHLFGIRHHGPGCARSLVDALQALQPDCILVEGPPEADALLAHVGEPGLVPPCALLVYAPAAPQRAVFYPFAEYSPEWQAIRYANEHAVPVRWCDLPQGYRLAGAQGAEDGDAPADVADVLAEIAADIPADVQADVAADVPADVRTDEQAAPSTLRSDPLAWLAEAAGFSDTETWWDHLVEQRSDGLDLFAAIAEMMTVVREQIGGRENVQEDLLELRREAYMRNSIRAAEKQGWQRIAVVCGAWHVPVLARMPAAKRDNDLLKALPKEKLAATWAPWSYGRLTFASGYGAGVVAPGWYQHVWERREQASLHWLTDVATLLRRHDLDASPAHIIEASRLADTLAALRERPRAGLDELMEAVRAVFCHDSELPLQLIRRELLVKDRLGEVPASVPTLPLVQDVQARQKRLRMPVRADTVDLDLDLRQAPHLEKSVLLHRLAMLGIAWGSRQVVRGKSGTFHELWRLAWQPEFAIGLIEASLWGATLEDAATARAVSRGAAVADLAALTGLMEEVLLADLRAAVAPLMARIQDASALTTDLGFLLAALPPLVNVLRYGSVRGTDTAALSNVVDGLVARACVALPFGVRGLADEAAAQLLARLIAGDGAIRLLQNDEHGAAWFAALASAVRSEATHPLLAGRAVRILTEQGHWPMGEASRHLVLLCSRAVAPLAAAQWLEGFLQGSGPLLVHNDELWHAIDGWVLSLPAETFIELLPLLRRTFGSFQAPERRQLAERASAGAAGAAGAAIASARGGMHAVDPVRARRVLPVLATIFGGAAAREAVHDQ
- a CDS encoding VWA domain-containing protein is translated as MTNDFDRTEAARRWRLVLGGTAADTPLAPADLAMDRALDALYGAEPGTPRGGLGASAPNVARWLGDIRQYFPSTVVQVMQKDALDRLGLQRMLCEPEMLQAVEPDVHLVATLLSLNRIMPNKTRSTARAVVSKVVRELEAKLASPLRQAVTGSLNRATRNRRPRHNEIDWMRTIRANLKHWQPDYQTIIPETRIGFGRKGQSLRDIVLCIDQSGSMAPSVVYASVFAAVLASIRAVSTSVVVFDTAVVDLTPLLSDPVEVLFGTQLGGGTDINRALAYSQGLVRRPKDTIFVLISDLYEGGRNDEMLRRAAAMIASGVQFIVLLALDDQGAPSYDKSNAAQLVAMGAPCFACTPDLFPDLMAAAIKRTSLEQWAAKAGIVHV